The genomic segment CTGATAATCTTGTCTGGCTTTAGCCAGAGggcctgcacctaatttttcATCTTTCGACAAAGCTTTGGAATAAAAACACTGGGTCAAAGGTCCTCGACTTGCTGAAACCTGTCCTTTCTcatatttatatttttaatttaagaTTAATTTCCAGTTTTTCAGTGGTAATGCAGTGAAATGGTAGTGGGAGAAATATAATTCAAGATGATTAGTTCTTCCAAATACTAGCTAGGTGATGAGAGATGAAATTACACCAGAGTCTCCTTGTTGTAATAAAAAGCAATTTTAAACCATTGTTTTTCAGATTGTTTCCTAAAGAAAATGTCACGAGGCTCGGGAACTGGGGGAACTTGAACTGTTCTTATTCTTGCTCGTATTTGCTGGACTCTGAGTCACCCTTCTTTCAACAAATAGGCAAGATGTTTCAGTTGGAGCTAATTCAGGAGTTTGGCACTGACCATGTTTACAGTGCAGATACATTCAATGAAATGACGCCAAGGTCATCAGATCCTAAATATTTATCTTCAATCAGCAATGCAGTCTTCAAGTCAATGACACAAGGTAACATCTACTCTTAAATTCCTCAGTTAACATTATTATATGCAACCTTGACAGTGGTTCCATCAACAAATGGAATTTCTTATTTATATAACAATAACCATTTAGTTAAGGAATTAAAACTTTAAATTATGAATTTAAAACGGCTTAACTATTTCACGTACATCTATGCAAGGACAGACTCTCACAACCGTTACTGTCGCTGAGCAGAATTTTAAATCTCTACtattttaatgtatttatttattttaccgcAGTGGACCGTTCGGCAATTTGGCTGATGCAAGGATGGCTTTTTATGTCAGGATTTTGGCGGCCAGCCCAGGTGAAGGCCTTGTTGCATGGAGTACCTTTGGGGAGAATGATTATTCTGGATTTATTTGCTGACAGTAGACCAGCATATTTATTCACAGAATCCTTTTATGGACAACCTTTCATATGGTGCATGTTGCATAATTTTGGTGGCAACACTGGAATGTATGGAACGGTGGAAACTATCAACAGAGGTCCTTTTGAAGCAAGGGCTTTTCCGAATTCCACCATGGTGGGTACTGGAATCACACCAGAAGGAATTGAACAAAATGATGTTGTATATGAGCTAATGAATGAGATTGGCTGGCGCAAAGAGCCCTTAAACCTCTCAAAGTGGGTTACGTCATATGCACAAAGACGGTATGGAAAGAAAAATGATGGTGCAGTAACAGCCTGGTTGCTGTTGTTTCAAAGTGTCTACAATAATACTTTCTATCGGCCAGACCACAACAGAAGTCCATTAGTTCACAGGCCCTCTTTAAAATTGGACACTTCTTTATGGTACAACAAGAGTCATCTTTATGAAGCATGGAAGCATATGCAAATGGCTGTTTCTGAGCTATACTCCAGTGAAACCTTCAGATATGACCTTGTTGATGTGACAAGACAGTCAGTTCAACTTCTAACATCAGAATTTTATGAAGACCTTAAGCTTGCATTTTTGAAACATTCTCTTGTGGGGTTGCAGACTTTGGGAAATGCCTTAATTCATAACCTACTACCTGATCTTGATGACCTCTTGTCCAGTGACAGGCACTTTCTATTGGGCCATTGGTTAGAAACAGCTAGATCCTTAGCAGCAACTGAAAAAGATGCAAACCTGTATGAATTTAATGCTCGTAATCAAATTACTCTTTGGGGACCAAATGGAAATCTTTTGGATTATGCCAACAAGCAGTGGGGTGGTTTGATTAATGATTATTATGCCCCACGGTGGGAACTCTTTGTGTCAACACTGATCATCTGTCTTGACATGAAAATTCCATTCAATCAAGCCCATTTCAACCAAATTTCCTATAAAGTAGAGCAAAACTTTACCATAAACAAAGTGAAGTATCCAGATAAACCATTGGGAAATACCATTGAGATAGCAAAAAAAATGTTCCTGAAATATTATCCCCAAGCAatgaaaataattaattaatcACAAACCCAATTGTGAGCATAAATGTTTAGTATGGGTGAACTTAAATGGAATGATATTTTTTGCTTAGCTGTAATGTGCCTTTGCATCATATACTGGTTATTCCTATAACTACAGGATGTGCAGTGTAACCTCCATATACTGTTAGATGTCAGCAGTCAACTTTAACAGCCATGGTGTACACAATATGCATTATAAGTGAAATTAACACAACGATTTTGGAATCAACACCCCAGTTCCATTTCCATAACATGGCTCTGTATATCAACATGTGCACGCGGtctgtttctttttctttctctcgcACCCCACTCCTTGTCCcgcactttccctctctctccccctcctgcgtGCACTCTCCCAATCACCACATTTCCGGgccttttgcagaatcaattggTCCCTCCAGAATACTGCTATTGTCGGAATAATTTTCTCGTAAACACCAATTCATTCCACATGGCTGGATTGTTGCTGCCTACCTGTAACCTTGGAATAAATGAGGCACAGTTTAGCACAAGGGACATGATGAGAATATTGGAACCATAAAATCTCATGTAACTATACAGAACATAGGGCAGATACAAACACCTACTCTCACTGGAGGATAGGTCCCTTGCAGATCGATTGGGTACATTTTCTCTCACTGGCACTCACTAGGTGATGGTTATGCAGGCATAGATGCACTGGGATAGGGATCCTAAATGTTTACCTGTTTGTATAATCTATTTTACCTTAATCTGCTCAACTAATCCATTAATTTGTCTTTGTAAATCTAAAACTGTAAAGATTTGAGAACATTTAGGATACAGTTGTTGCCTTCTAAATTTACAATTAAATAAAACATCAATCTTGGGAGACAAGATCATACCCGCTTTCAATCTTTGGATTTGTTGTGACGCTTGCACTTTCTTTATCAGCACTTTCTTTGTGGCTGTAAGACTATATTCAGTATTTTATTTCCTATATCTTTTTGCACTAGCTGTGGCACACTGGAGTGGCATACCAGGCACTCATGTCTTGTATGATCTGTCTGGATAGTACataaaacaacgtttttcactctctcagtacgtgacaataataggtCAATGCTAACATTAATTTCGCAATACATCTGTAAACACCgtagatggagtttgcactgtacttaaaattaaaaatatattgatCAGCTGAAGTCACAACCATCAACTAAAACGTAAGAATTTAACTTTTCTGTTTTTGATGAACTTGTGTCAACCATTTAGGAAAACTTGGGATATTTTGTGGTTTTGATAAGACATACTGCATGATTGAAAATCTCTAATAGGTGTCTGGTTAATGGAGTCTATAATTCattaacaaagaagggaagagatttaacttttttcaccttccatcatagtgatgaatgtggaggagtcactgtggtggatgttcatgttaaagtgtattttgtgtgttttggtgctttttattggtgtgactatggcaaattaaattcctcgtatgttgcaaaacatacttggctaataaagtatgattatgattatgatgatgattaCGATTAATATTTGATAATAGCATTGCATCCCAATTAACCTGTTATCTAATTATCAAACAAAAGATGAGGGAAAAGCACAGGGTTTTCTTTATCTGAAGCTGCCAATGATCCTTCTCTAGactatcaatgctgttaaggggtcTTGTCATTAATTTTCCCCTGACATATAACagcaattaaaagacatttgggcagtacATGGATAGTGAAGGTTTAgacggaagacacaaaatgccagaccagcgagtggcctactcatgcacctattttctacgtttctatgagtaactctgcatcaggcagcattcctggagaacatagacaataggtgcagaagtaggccattcggctcttcgagccagcaccgccattcaatgtgatcatggctgatcatccccaatcagtaccccattcctgccttctccccatatcccctgactccgctatctttaagaaccctatctaactcttaaagggatcagggtgtatggagagaaagcgggtacaggatacggagttggatgattagccatattgaatggcggtgcaggctctaagggccgaatggcctaatcctgtacctattttctatggttgccTGATATGCCCTTTTCCGACCTTGGACTCTATAGCATCATGAATGTTCTTAAGATACTGATGGTCAGCCGAGTTATTAAGCTGGAGGCATGTTTTGTGGATGTCCTTCATCGGTAGATCCATCAGATATTGATTTTGCTTTGCCCACTGGCTCCCACCATAAACGCAAAGTACTTGGTGTTTTGTCCCTTTGATCCCTCTCTTGACCTTTTCAGCCAGGTGTTGGTATTTTGCGTTCTTCTCGCTCCATGTTTTTGTGAGCGATTTATCTTTGTTCTTGAATCTTACTATTACGTCCACAATCACAACTTCGCTCTCGTATCAGGTCTGGCTCTCAGTTTCCGTCATCCGATCTGAAATGTGGATCCACTATGGTCGACCACCCGTATTTGCCAACTTTCTCCTTTAGGCATTCAATGATCTTGTTTGCCTCTTTATCTTTGCATTATTTACACGTGGACACTGTCGGAGATGTCGAGGTTGTGCGGGAGGCTGGAGATGTGCTTCGGTCTCCCGGGCAACCTCGCATCTCCTAGTCTTTCCATCGTCTCGTGCATCTGGTTGGATACAGATTGCATCTtataggaaggaaggaaggagtctTTATAAACTGCTGCTGCTTTACATTTGTTGTTATAAGTGATGCAGGATTTTGTTTTTTATTCCATATCGCTGTCACTGCTTTTTGTCTTCTACTTCTCGCCCCGCCccgccctcccctcctccattccccgccccactcctcctccattccccgccCCGCGGGAAGTGACGATGAGGTCCGGATGTTGTTGGTGCGGCACCGTGACCTCACGTGACCCGGGCCTAGCCGGGCGATGGGCGGCGGCCGCAGGTACAACGGGCCCGAGTCTCCTCTCCACTCCGCGGCGCCGGGCGTCCGGGCCCAGCCGCTGCTACTCAATGCGGGTTGAAATGAGTCgtttcccccccatcccccttgattagtgcgggtgtcagtggttatggggagaaggcgggagaatgggattaggagggagagatagatcagccatgattgaatggcggagtagacttagaaacatagatgcaggaggaggccattcggcccttcgagccagcatcgccattcattgtgatcatggctgattgtccccaatcaataacccgtgcctgccttctccccatatcccttgactccactagcccctagagctcaatctaactctctcttaaatccatccagtgacttggcctccactgccctctgtggcagggaattccataaattcgcaactctctgggtgaaaaagttttttctcacctcagtcttaaatggcctcccctttattctaagattgtagcccctggttctggacacgtccaacattgggaacaattttcctgcatctagcttgaccagtccttttataattttatatgtttctataagatcccccctcattcttctaaactccagtgaatacaagcctagtcttttcaatctttcctcatatgacagtcccgccatcccagggatcaatctcgtgaacctaagctgcactgcctcaatcacacggatgtccttcctcaaattagaccaaaact from the Amblyraja radiata isolate CabotCenter1 chromosome 16, sAmbRad1.1.pri, whole genome shotgun sequence genome contains:
- the naglu gene encoding alpha-N-acetylglucosaminidase isoform X1, with amino-acid sequence MAPCGLQLLFLIVAAASAEIRFPTLAHLRPAASDEEQTEAVQELCRRLLGSRAGDFVLTVKKPRAEAETFELRSLPDGRVSVLGSSGVAAASGLYSYLRDFCGCHVSWSGRQLDLPTPLPRLPGPLWVTAPNRFRYYQNVCVYSYSFVWWNWERWEKEIDWMALSGINLALAFTGQEAIWQRVYLSLGLTQAEIDSFFVGPAYLAWERMGNMHSWAGPLSYSWNTNQLNLQHQILQRMRSLGMLPVLPAFAGFVPAAFNRLFPKENVTRLGNWGNLNCSYSCSYLLDSESPFFQQIGKMFQLELIQEFGTDHVYSADTFNEMTPRSSDPKYLSSISNAVFKSMTQVDRSAIWLMQGWLFMSGFWRPAQVKALLHGVPLGRMIILDLFADSRPAYLFTESFYGQPFIWCMLHNFGGNTGMYGTVETINRGPFEARAFPNSTMVGTGITPEGIEQNDVVYELMNEIGWRKEPLNLSKWVTSYAQRRYGKKNDGAVTAWLLLFQSVYNNTFYRPDHNRSPLVHRPSLKLDTSLWYNKSHLYEAWKHMQMAVSELYSSETFRYDLVDVTRQSVQLLTSEFYEDLKLAFLKHSLVGLQTLGNALIHNLLPDLDDLLSSDRHFLLGHWLETARSLAATEKDANLYEFNARNQITLWGPNGNLLDYANKQWGGLINDYYAPRWELFVSTLIICLDMKIPFNQAHFNQISYKVEQNFTINKVKYPDKPLGNTIEIAKKMFLKYYPQAMKIIN